Proteins encoded by one window of Lacipirellulaceae bacterium:
- the lptB gene encoding LPS export ABC transporter ATP-binding protein, whose protein sequence is MSLLRVSGLVKNYGRRRVVDGVDFHVESGEIVGLLGPNGAGKTTTFRMTCGMAEPDAGTVKLGGQDVTDWPMYARARDGGMGYLAQESSVFRKLSVQNNLLGVMEMLGMNRKTRRQRCEELLEQFGITKLRKSKAMSLSGGERRRLEIARCLVSDPKIILLDEPFTGIDPVTIASIQNIIRDLRKRGISILITDHQVRETLEITDRSYVIRAGQVLCHGTPNEVLQNPDARKYYFGEGMDVGLGQPAPKLNTPHSRLAALRGRLTGKNVSDDAA, encoded by the coding sequence ATGTCGCTCCTCAGAGTTTCCGGTCTCGTTAAAAACTACGGTCGCCGTCGTGTGGTGGACGGCGTGGACTTCCATGTCGAGTCAGGCGAGATCGTCGGGCTGTTGGGACCTAATGGTGCTGGCAAAACGACCACCTTCCGCATGACCTGCGGCATGGCGGAGCCCGATGCGGGGACCGTGAAGCTGGGCGGGCAGGATGTCACCGACTGGCCGATGTATGCACGGGCTCGCGACGGTGGCATGGGCTACTTGGCGCAGGAGTCGAGCGTCTTCCGGAAACTCTCCGTGCAGAACAATCTGTTGGGCGTCATGGAGATGCTCGGCATGAATCGCAAGACCCGTCGTCAGCGGTGCGAGGAGCTGCTTGAACAGTTTGGCATCACGAAGCTCCGCAAAAGCAAAGCGATGTCGCTGTCGGGAGGCGAACGCCGTCGCCTTGAAATTGCTCGCTGTTTGGTTTCCGATCCGAAGATCATTCTCCTCGATGAGCCTTTCACTGGAATCGACCCGGTAACGATCGCTAGTATCCAGAACATCATTCGTGACTTGCGGAAACGTGGCATTTCGATCTTGATCACCGATCACCAAGTACGCGAAACGCTCGAAATCACTGATCGCAGCTACGTGATACGAGCTGGACAAGTTCTTTGCCACGGCACGCCGAATGAAGTGTTGCAGAACCCTGACGCCCGCAAGTATTACTTCGGCGAAGGCATGGACGTCGGGCTGGGCCAACCTGCTCCGAAGCTCAACACGCCGCACAGTCGCTTGGCGGCGCTACGAGGGCGGCTGACAGGCAAGAATGTGTCCGATGATGCCGCTTAG